The Humulus lupulus chromosome 4, drHumLupu1.1, whole genome shotgun sequence genome has a window encoding:
- the LOC133832660 gene encoding uncharacterized protein LOC133832660 yields the protein MAATETMEVDLILNHALNEFTSAMLNLTAGRIRLGAVIEHARTLEQRHEDELKTAEAKHAEQLALVVEEKAKRAKELEEKQRSLEKVREQRDQYKESNCFNFHAAQQLEVDLAASRQETTILEGRIKELEKANAGNLERHGRSQRLRSVSD from the exons atggctgctacAGAGACAATGGAAGTTGACCTAATTTTGAACCACGCCCtgaacgagttcaccagt GCCATGCTGAACCTCACTGCCGGCCGAATCCGCTTGGGTGCCGTCATCGAGCATGCCAGAACTTTGGAGCAACGTCATGAGGATGAACTTAAAActgctgaggccaaacatgctgaACAGTTGGCATTGGTGGTTGAGGAAAAGGCCAAAcgggctaaggagttggaggagaagcaaaGGTCTCTGGAGAAAGTTcgcgagcagagggaccaataTAAGGAGTCCAACTGCTTTAACTTTCACGCGGCCCAACAGCTTGAGGTTGACTTGGctgcgagcaggcaggagaccACAATTCTAGAGGGCCGGATTAAGGAGTTAGAGAAGGCCAACGCcggcaacttggaaag